The window GTATTGTTCTCATCAAAATACAATTTTACATCATAAAGAAGAGCTTTAGCAGCGATTTCATTAGCGTATTCTTTCATCAAGCTTTGATATTTTTCGTGCAAAAAGCTTGAATTTCCATCTTTCAAATCAAAAAAGATTCGATCGGCTGCTTCTTTTACTAAAGCCAAATGCTCCCCATCGCCAAATTCATCTGTATATAAGTCAAGATAACGCTTGGCTTTTTGATATTCATTTGTTTTACTTAGTGCAAGGGCGAGGTTTTTAAGCACTTCTTCGTATTCTTTATCGCTTCTATTTAAGCTATTAAATACTCTTTCATAGATCATCGCACTTATTTGAGGATTGTCTTTATCATACAAAAGCTTTGCAAGCTCTAAAGAAAGGGCTTTGTTTTGGATAAAAGAATTTGCATTTGCGTTTGTAATGGTATTGATAAGATTTAAGGCTTGATTTGTATCATCTGCGATAAGTGCAAGTCTAGCTAAAGAAAGCCCAGCTCTTGCGGCTATATCAACATTTTGTGTTCTGTAATAAAGATCATTAAAGATAATTTGGGCTTTTGCTCTATCGCCAAGAGTAAGCAAATAATCTGCATAATCAAGCAAAGCAAGCTGAGCAAAGTAATTCTCAGGGTATTCATTGCTTAAAATTTCAACCACATATTCCATATTTGCTCGCTGTTCTAGTGCCATATATGCTCGCATCATAATATATGAAATTTCGGGAAAATTTCTATCACTCGTAAAGGTTCTGCTCCATTCTTTAGCATCTTCTACCATTTGCTCAAGTTGATTTTGGTTTCTAAAGTCTGGAGTGTAAGTATAAAGCTGATTTTGCGCTCTAAGCTTATATAAGATAAACTCGTTCATAAAAATACTGCCTTGATAACGTTCAATCGCATTACTTGCATCAGTGATAACTTGAGTGTAATTTTGTTTTTCATACTCTTCTTTGATGCGTAAAAAGGTATTTATATCAGCACTTTGAGGGATAAGCACAGGGTTTGAGTTTAAGTCTAAAGCTCCTACAAAAGGCGTTTGTAAATTAGAAAAATTAATGTCAAAGTCAAGTCCATCATGATCTTTAAAATACGCTATCTCGTCAGAAAAAACAAAGGTAAAACTTGTGGAATTTGTATCGCTATTATCACTTAAAACTACATTTTCATCATAAATTTTTTGAGACAAATTAAACATTTTTGATGGAATTTTAGCTTGTATAAAAATTTGAGTGAGCTGATTTGTTTTTGTAAAATTAAGATCAAAAAAATCAAAACTTTGATTATCAAGTCTTGTTTCAACTACTCCTAAAATTTCGCATTCATAATGCTTTAAATCCCCTTCTTCAAATTCTTTACAAGTAAAGTTTTCATCATTTTTTAAATGAAGCACGCCAAAGGGGTTGTTATTATCACTACCTCTGTTTAAAACGATCTCAAAAGAAAAAAGAGTAGAAAAACTCAGTAAAAATATACATAAAATTCTCATAAAATAATTATATCCATAAAAAATAAATTTAAACACCAAAGCCTTATATCTTTGTAAGTTTTACACGCACAAAATCATAGCCCTTTGTATCAAAGTCTAAAAAAGCAATGATCGTGTTTAAGCCCTCATCACACATAAGCTTGCTTTCAAGCTTAAAAAACTCACTTTCTATGAGAATATTTGCTTGATCATTTATCTTAGCAATTTGTGAAAATTGTTGAGA is drawn from Campylobacter sp. MIT 12-8780 and contains these coding sequences:
- a CDS encoding DUF7494 domain-containing protein, whose translation is MRILCIFLLSFSTLFSFEIVLNRGSDNNNPFGVLHLKNDENFTCKEFEEGDLKHYECEILGVVETRLDNQSFDFFDLNFTKTNQLTQIFIQAKIPSKMFNLSQKIYDENVVLSDNSDTNSTSFTFVFSDEIAYFKDHDGLDFDINFSNLQTPFVGALDLNSNPVLIPQSADINTFLRIKEEYEKQNYTQVITDASNAIERYQGSIFMNEFILYKLRAQNQLYTYTPDFRNQNQLEQMVEDAKEWSRTFTSDRNFPEISYIMMRAYMALEQRANMEYVVEILSNEYPENYFAQLALLDYADYLLTLGDRAKAQIIFNDLYYRTQNVDIAARAGLSLARLALIADDTNQALNLINTITNANANSFIQNKALSLELAKLLYDKDNPQISAMIYERVFNSLNRSDKEYEEVLKNLALALSKTNEYQKAKRYLDLYTDEFGDGEHLALVKEAADRIFFDLKDGNSSFLHEKYQSLMKEYANEIAAKALLYDVKLYFDENNTQAVLDYKDEIERYNNPEMKNLLERAAISRLNEDLRADNCSGATSLFQAYKEYEIGQKINNKKAMLACLKRNLQVSLAEEYIDKNRQEDSIYYDLEKSELELNAKNYANTIALANGVIDSRTMKSDEERFNAYYFKFLAQLRQNDYNAAIKSLEALERFEMNFKMVELYHEFLLYCNEQNLTTSILHYAPKAIDFQNLKGVNVYSPELEFMYLDALNKSGNFSEALAVLTDLIKLNLDAEQRARAFYIQAEIFEKTQNLNAQRTSLTQCLDINASSNWQNLCREKMNILNTN